One Echinicola strongylocentroti DNA window includes the following coding sequences:
- a CDS encoding DUF4834 family protein: MIKFLLIILGVGWLLGQLVRYFLRSKLARFAQQVNRATKEQEQAQRRANDDGDIHVDYVPKSYDERRSKDIKGGEYVDYEEVKD; this comes from the coding sequence TTGATTAAATTTCTTTTAATAATTCTTGGCGTTGGATGGTTGCTTGGGCAGCTGGTTCGTTATTTTCTAAGGTCAAAACTGGCACGCTTTGCGCAGCAGGTCAATAGGGCAACGAAAGAACAAGAGCAAGCTCAAAGGCGAGCGAATGATGATGGCGATATTCATGTAGATTATGTCCCAAAATCCTACGATGAAAGAAGAAGTAAGGATATCAAAGGCGGTGAATACGTAGATTATGAAGAGGTCAAAGATTGA
- the carB gene encoding carbamoyl-phosphate synthase large subunit, whose protein sequence is MPKDNSIKHVLIIGSGPIVIGQACEFDYAGSQAARSLREEGITVTLINSNPATIMTDPVTADNVYLLPLEKKSLIKILEEHPDIDCVLPTMGGQTALNLAIEADKAGIWDKYKVRMIGVDIDAIETAENREKFKVLLEKLNVGVCIGKTATSFLQGKEIAQDIGFPLVIRPSYTLGGTGGGFVEKEDEFENALMSGLKASPTHEVLIEQSILGWKEYELEVLRDSKGNMVVICSIENFDPMGVHTGDSITVAPAMTLPDTVYQEMRNQAIKMMNGIGNFAGGCNVQFSVSPDNQTIIGIEINPRVSRSSALASKATGYPIAKVAAKLAIGYNLDELKNSITGSTSAFFEPAIDYVIVKIPRWNFDKFKGSDRRLGLSMKAVGEVMGIGRNFQEALQKACQSLEIKRNGLGADGKELKNQEQILDSLEHPSWNRLFHIYDAFKLGISFRTIQDLSKIDKWFLKQIEELVHLDITLAKYTLDTISKDLMMVAKHKGYADRQIAHLLGCLESEVFNKRREEMGIKRVYKLVDTCAAEFEAQTPYYYSSFGEENESEVSDRKKIIVLGSGPNRVGQGIEFDYSCVHGVLAAKECGYETIMINCNPETVSTDFDIADKLYFEPVFWEHIYEIILHEKPEGVIVQLGGQTALKLAEKLDKYGIKILGTSYEALDLAEDRGEFSSLLKENDVPYPEFGTIHNTDEALELCKTIGFPLLVRPSYVLGGQGMKIVINEKELEQHVVEVLKDIPDNEILLDHFLEGAIEAEADAICDGENVYIIGIMQHIEPAGIHSGDSYAVLPPYNLGDLVVRQIETFTEKIALALKTKGLINIQFAVKDDKVYVIEANPRASRTVPFICKAYREPYVNYAVKVMLGENKVTDFEFKPYKKGYAIKEPVFSFHKFPNVNKELGPEMKSTGEAIYFIDDLMDDYFLKIYSERNLYLSR, encoded by the coding sequence ATGCCTAAAGACAATAGCATTAAACATGTACTGATTATTGGAAGTGGTCCGATTGTAATTGGCCAAGCCTGTGAGTTCGATTATGCCGGTTCTCAGGCGGCAAGGTCTCTTCGAGAAGAAGGGATTACCGTCACGCTGATCAATTCCAATCCGGCGACAATCATGACCGACCCGGTTACTGCAGACAATGTTTACCTGCTTCCATTGGAGAAAAAGTCTCTTATAAAAATTCTAGAAGAGCATCCTGATATTGATTGTGTACTTCCTACTATGGGGGGGCAGACAGCACTGAACTTGGCCATAGAAGCAGATAAAGCAGGCATCTGGGATAAGTACAAAGTCAGGATGATCGGTGTGGATATCGATGCCATCGAGACGGCCGAAAACCGCGAAAAATTCAAAGTACTTCTGGAAAAGCTCAATGTGGGCGTTTGTATAGGGAAAACAGCTACTTCCTTCCTTCAGGGCAAAGAAATTGCCCAAGATATTGGTTTTCCATTGGTGATCCGACCTTCCTATACCCTTGGTGGTACCGGTGGAGGCTTTGTAGAAAAAGAAGATGAGTTCGAAAATGCACTGATGAGTGGCCTTAAGGCTTCACCGACCCACGAAGTACTGATCGAACAGAGTATCCTTGGATGGAAAGAATACGAACTGGAAGTCTTGAGGGACAGTAAGGGAAATATGGTGGTGATCTGTTCTATCGAGAACTTTGATCCAATGGGTGTCCATACGGGGGATTCCATCACCGTGGCACCGGCCATGACACTGCCTGATACGGTGTACCAAGAAATGAGAAATCAGGCCATCAAGATGATGAATGGCATTGGGAACTTTGCGGGTGGTTGTAACGTGCAGTTTTCTGTGAGCCCTGACAATCAGACCATCATTGGTATTGAGATCAACCCTCGGGTATCACGTTCCTCCGCATTGGCTTCTAAAGCAACAGGATATCCGATCGCCAAAGTGGCTGCCAAACTTGCCATTGGCTATAACCTGGATGAGCTGAAAAACTCCATTACAGGCAGTACTTCAGCCTTCTTTGAGCCGGCTATTGACTATGTAATTGTAAAAATCCCTCGTTGGAATTTCGATAAATTCAAAGGATCTGACCGCCGTCTTGGACTTTCCATGAAAGCTGTAGGTGAAGTAATGGGTATTGGCCGAAACTTCCAGGAGGCGCTCCAAAAAGCCTGTCAATCCCTAGAAATCAAGCGTAACGGCCTTGGAGCGGATGGCAAAGAGCTGAAAAACCAAGAGCAGATTCTTGATAGCCTGGAGCATCCCAGCTGGAACAGACTGTTCCATATTTATGATGCCTTCAAGCTGGGCATTTCGTTCAGGACGATCCAAGACCTGTCCAAAATCGATAAATGGTTCCTGAAACAAATTGAGGAGCTTGTTCATCTGGACATCACCCTTGCCAAATACACGCTGGACACCATTTCTAAAGACTTAATGATGGTGGCCAAACACAAAGGCTATGCGGACCGCCAGATAGCGCACTTGCTGGGGTGCCTTGAAAGTGAGGTCTTCAATAAGAGACGGGAAGAGATGGGCATCAAGCGGGTGTACAAGCTGGTAGATACTTGTGCTGCCGAATTTGAGGCGCAGACGCCGTACTACTATTCTTCGTTTGGCGAAGAGAATGAATCCGAGGTTTCTGATCGGAAGAAAATCATCGTGCTGGGCTCTGGACCAAACCGCGTAGGACAGGGAATTGAATTTGATTACTCTTGTGTCCATGGTGTGTTGGCTGCCAAGGAATGCGGCTACGAGACCATCATGATCAACTGTAACCCGGAGACGGTTTCTACGGATTTTGATATTGCTGATAAGCTGTATTTTGAGCCTGTATTCTGGGAGCATATTTATGAAATCATCCTGCACGAAAAACCGGAAGGCGTGATTGTGCAGCTTGGTGGGCAGACGGCACTTAAGCTGGCCGAGAAGCTCGACAAATATGGAATCAAAATTTTGGGCACAAGCTACGAAGCACTTGACTTGGCAGAAGATCGTGGTGAATTTTCGAGCTTGCTGAAGGAGAATGATGTCCCTTACCCTGAGTTTGGAACTATCCATAACACGGACGAGGCACTGGAACTCTGTAAGACGATCGGTTTCCCACTTTTGGTAAGACCTTCCTATGTCTTGGGTGGTCAAGGTATGAAGATCGTGATCAATGAAAAAGAGTTGGAGCAGCATGTGGTAGAGGTGTTGAAAGATATTCCTGACAATGAAATTTTGCTTGACCACTTCCTCGAAGGGGCGATAGAAGCAGAAGCAGATGCCATCTGTGATGGAGAGAATGTCTATATCATCGGTATCATGCAGCACATAGAGCCGGCGGGTATTCACTCTGGTGATTCCTATGCAGTATTGCCTCCATATAACCTGGGTGACTTGGTGGTGAGACAGATCGAAACGTTTACGGAGAAGATCGCATTGGCACTGAAGACCAAGGGACTGATCAATATCCAGTTTGCGGTGAAAGATGATAAAGTATATGTCATCGAGGCTAATCCTAGGGCTTCCAGAACGGTGCCGTTTATTTGTAAGGCCTATAGAGAACCTTATGTGAATTATGCCGTAAAAGTGATGTTGGGTGAAAATAAAGTGACCGACTTTGAATTTAAACCATACAAAAAAGGTTATGCTATCAAGGAACCGGTTTTCTCTTTCCATAAATTCCCTAACGTGAATAAAGAGTTGGGACCTGAGATGAAATCTACCGGGGAGGCGATTTACTTCATTGATGATTTGATGGATGATTACTTCCTGAAGATATACTCAGAGAGAAACCTTTATCTAAGTAGATAA
- a CDS encoding LVIVD repeat-containing protein, with the protein MRTRLLSMVLLTVVMFSSCDREDDVPGTGNDSILVSNDAESLSKRFSKDKTGVVGITSEAAVNARINAEEIPAGSLPLELIAKVEAPTYDGNILQATHVDIDGDYAYVTYNTKGAKYLGAIDIFDISDVHNPVIKSQAIFTDADLNAVDFVEGQLYIAAAVDVDADYGVDGPANLVTVSTSNGSFTSDFRFSSVEGYVSTDVAHTDANVVSVSGTDGMVTLFDKANSSVVSQLAFPDLRSVAYGGGKLFVLDGEEGVNSLDPVSLTKGYSISLGTDYSGAKRTMDVHGENLVVSEGANGAGIYRLEDGAEQNRIQIPIVADGLVTEEIVTNAVTTNEKHLFMANGSAGVSAAAFGAEISTLGVLDLFGSSNYVRANDEYLFVASGLQGLQIVKINLAEDIVDNVCTDLPSYTGSTWMNINSGQPQGYSGSVVADGLNVNDEFTFCGSLSVKGWANVNSGGTFNMRGSMVVGQFGQDTGLQINNTMTIEGSLVIYGNLTLNSGAKLEFLGENSSVTVYGNVYKNSGHSITGDYIDTEGKLK; encoded by the coding sequence ATGAGAACTAGATTACTTTCAATGGTATTATTGACCGTTGTGATGTTTTCATCCTGTGACAGGGAAGATGATGTTCCGGGAACAGGAAATGACTCCATCCTCGTGAGCAATGATGCTGAATCCTTAAGCAAGCGGTTCAGCAAAGATAAAACTGGGGTCGTTGGGATTACCTCTGAAGCGGCGGTAAATGCCCGGATCAACGCGGAAGAAATACCTGCTGGTTCGCTTCCGTTGGAACTGATAGCCAAAGTGGAGGCTCCTACCTATGATGGGAATATTTTGCAAGCTACTCATGTAGACATTGACGGTGATTATGCCTATGTGACCTACAATACCAAAGGGGCAAAATATCTGGGTGCCATTGATATTTTTGATATCAGTGACGTGCACAACCCTGTGATCAAGAGCCAAGCGATATTTACCGATGCTGATTTGAATGCGGTCGATTTTGTAGAAGGTCAGCTATACATTGCTGCCGCTGTGGATGTAGACGCCGATTATGGTGTAGATGGTCCGGCCAACTTGGTTACGGTCTCTACGTCAAACGGTAGCTTTACTTCAGATTTTCGGTTTTCTTCTGTAGAAGGATATGTAAGTACCGATGTAGCTCATACTGATGCCAATGTCGTAAGTGTGAGTGGTACAGACGGTATGGTAACGTTATTTGACAAGGCCAACTCATCAGTGGTAAGCCAGCTGGCATTCCCCGACTTGAGATCAGTGGCATATGGTGGAGGAAAGCTCTTTGTGCTGGATGGTGAAGAAGGTGTAAACTCCCTTGACCCAGTCTCACTGACCAAGGGGTATTCCATTTCCCTTGGGACTGACTATTCTGGTGCTAAAAGAACCATGGATGTACACGGCGAAAACCTCGTAGTCTCTGAAGGGGCTAACGGAGCGGGTATTTACCGTCTTGAAGATGGTGCTGAGCAAAATAGAATCCAGATCCCTATTGTAGCTGATGGCTTGGTTACTGAAGAGATCGTTACCAATGCTGTAACTACTAACGAGAAGCACTTGTTTATGGCCAATGGCTCAGCTGGAGTAAGCGCTGCAGCATTTGGAGCGGAAATCTCCACCCTCGGTGTGTTGGACCTCTTTGGTTCTTCCAACTACGTAAGAGCTAACGATGAATACCTATTTGTAGCTTCTGGCCTCCAGGGTCTTCAAATAGTAAAGATTAACCTTGCTGAAGATATCGTCGATAATGTATGTACAGACTTACCGTCTTATACAGGAAGTACTTGGATGAACATCAATTCTGGACAGCCACAGGGCTATTCTGGATCGGTAGTAGCTGACGGACTGAACGTTAACGATGAGTTTACCTTCTGCGGCTCTCTTTCTGTAAAAGGATGGGCCAACGTCAATTCAGGTGGAACATTTAACATGAGAGGGTCTATGGTGGTAGGACAATTCGGTCAAGACACTGGTCTGCAGATCAACAATACCATGACCATAGAGGGCAGTTTGGTAATCTATGGAAACCTGACACTAAACAGTGGCGCTAAGCTTGAGTTTTTGGGTGAGAACTCTTCTGTAACGGTATATGGCAATGTGTACAAAAACAGTGGGCACAGCATCACCGGTGATTACATTGATACAGAAGGTAAGTTGAAATAA
- a CDS encoding RagB/SusD family nutrient uptake outer membrane protein: MEPRSGQFTKGNHGDNKIIFRIADVYLMAAEAENELNGPTALAYQWINQVRERAYEPDMPLSGLTKEDFRQAIYDERRWELGGEGHRRMDLIRWGMLEEVVKNTAYRVWDPAANIQPHHVLLPIPTEEFVLNPALLDSDPSNNEYR; the protein is encoded by the coding sequence GTGGAACCTCGATCAGGTCAATTCACCAAGGGTAACCATGGAGACAATAAGATCATTTTTAGGATTGCGGATGTTTACCTGATGGCAGCAGAAGCAGAAAATGAGCTGAACGGCCCGACAGCCTTGGCATATCAATGGATCAATCAGGTGAGGGAGAGAGCTTATGAACCGGATATGCCATTGTCAGGCCTGACCAAAGAGGATTTTAGGCAGGCGATCTATGACGAAAGAAGATGGGAGCTTGGCGGAGAAGGACATAGACGGATGGATTTGATTCGTTGGGGCATGCTCGAAGAAGTGGTAAAAAATACGGCTTATCGCGTCTGGGATCCCGCGGCTAATATTCAACCCCACCATGTATTATTGCCTATACCTACGGAGGAATTTGTGCTCAATCCAGCGTTGTTGGATTCCGATCCAAGTAATAATGAATATAGGTAG
- a CDS encoding RagB/SusD family nutrient uptake outer membrane protein gives MKNIIRLLIIVLLAGGVLSGCDSFLEEKPKDIVSPGNFFNTPAEFDLAIVGLYNIYKQNSLHGKIGLDRYYENGADVIGPNRVFDQVEPIQHYTLSESNISAISQGAGAPLTWQDLYAVILNSNTILEQLDMNETLTAEERGYFQGQTLFLRAYAYYHLTNLWGDVPYYRENLPIAEIQVLPRSDADMIRDEIISDLQTAQDLLPDSYTDNDLGKASKWTAATVMVKICLIQQKWQEARDKAVEIINNSPHVLLDDYAAIFAPDNEYNAENIWEIDFVKDVRSNDWVDHFTPRIRDEPKDPTKQGELSAALGERAEGFTGYGLAIPLPGFVNDFPENDLRRSSNIITEYLGFELNFPYMPKMWNLDQVNSPRVTMETIRSFLGLRMFT, from the coding sequence ATGAAAAATATAATCAGATTATTAATCATTGTACTATTGGCCGGAGGAGTGCTCTCTGGCTGTGATAGCTTTCTGGAGGAGAAACCCAAGGACATTGTTTCGCCTGGTAATTTCTTCAATACACCTGCTGAATTTGACCTAGCGATAGTGGGTTTGTACAATATCTATAAGCAGAATTCCCTTCACGGAAAGATTGGCTTGGACAGGTATTATGAAAACGGTGCCGATGTGATAGGGCCCAATAGGGTGTTTGATCAGGTGGAGCCGATTCAGCATTATACGTTGAGCGAAAGTAACATTAGTGCTATATCCCAAGGGGCTGGAGCGCCATTGACCTGGCAAGACCTATATGCGGTCATCCTCAATTCAAATACCATTTTGGAACAACTGGACATGAATGAAACCCTGACAGCAGAGGAAAGAGGTTATTTTCAGGGGCAAACCTTGTTTTTAAGGGCCTATGCCTATTATCACTTGACAAACCTATGGGGTGATGTGCCTTATTATCGGGAAAATCTCCCTATTGCCGAGATTCAGGTCCTTCCACGATCCGATGCCGATATGATCAGAGATGAAATCATCAGTGACCTACAGACTGCTCAGGATTTACTTCCTGATAGCTATACTGACAACGATTTGGGAAAGGCGAGTAAATGGACAGCAGCTACTGTGATGGTGAAGATTTGTTTGATCCAGCAGAAATGGCAAGAAGCCAGGGACAAAGCCGTAGAGATTATAAATAATTCGCCACATGTTTTATTGGACGATTATGCTGCCATCTTTGCCCCTGATAATGAGTATAACGCCGAAAATATCTGGGAGATTGATTTTGTCAAAGATGTCCGATCCAATGATTGGGTGGATCATTTCACCCCAAGGATAAGGGACGAGCCTAAAGATCCTACGAAGCAAGGTGAGCTGAGTGCTGCCTTGGGTGAGCGGGCAGAAGGATTTACCGGCTACGGTCTTGCCATTCCACTGCCCGGTTTTGTCAATGACTTCCCAGAAAATGACCTTAGAAGGTCTTCCAATATCATTACTGAGTATTTGGGGTTTGAGCTTAACTTTCCCTATATGCCCAAAATGTGGAACCTCGATCAGGTCAATTCACCAAGGGTAACCATGGAGACAATAAGATCATTTTTAGGATTGCGGATGTTTACCTGA
- a CDS encoding SusC/RagA family TonB-linked outer membrane protein, whose amino-acid sequence MSNFTKKYLFAVLLLFYAASSFAQNITVTGTVIDVESKETVPGVNVVELATKNTSNVNGTATDIDGRFELSVPADATLSFSYLGYTTQNIPVNGQTTLEVALGQDMSHLEEVVVIGYGQVRKKDLTGSVSNVEGAQLENLPAARVDQTLQGRAAGVQVSQISGDPGAAPTIRIRGGNSIQGNNEPLWVIDGVIVGTDFNLSNINTNDIQSIDVLKDAVAVSIYGTRGANGVILVTTKSGAGAKTKVSVNAYYGVQSMVTQVDFLDGPQHAAYANEDAAFRQSALPFPDMSSVPNVDWIDQVSQNGAVQNVDLSISGTADDQKTNYYISANYFDQEGLIRSTGIKKYIFRVNMDKEISELVKAGFRVNISRLKNENSKINFSGLYLTTTPTRAIYDENGDFTALDPITDGISRNYEADIQMRQNHDFVTNILGNIYLELRPMENLIFKTTLSPEINNYKQNIFNPGALPNNLIIQNGGDAAINTSLRMGYINENTVNYYKDFANGDRLTALAGFTIQKTTIETSTSRAFRLSNDVTGFNNIGFGSDPTRNEVTSGYDAFQLVSWLGRVNYSFKDKYLFTVVGRVDGSSRFAPENKYAFFPSGAFAWRVSEEPFIQNLDLFSDLKIRTSYGLSGSQAIPSYRTLAVLNAANTTFNGIEQPGVVLGRPENPALKWETTRQLDVGLEMGFLNGRLSFELDFYQKNTKDLLLNAQLPRQTGFVSKLQNIGKVKNTGFEIMANSVNISKENFTWSTNLSISHNNNQVVDLGGVDFINLATPAQQGGTGARLIVGETTPVYTGVRYLGTWKSQEEIDAAGLGGDHDVGGPRFEDTNGDNQITEEDFVVLGSPQPDFYFGFGNTFSIGRFDLDFFFQGTYGNEVFNSLTQTALFGRSETTKYAETLNRWTPDNPTSDIPRAGSVASLSEVYNNSAMIEDGSHIRLKSFRLAYNLPLEQSKLNGLTVYINGNNLFVLSSFRLKDPETSQYGRGSDNLSMGFSQGQYPTSRTVAIGAKIDF is encoded by the coding sequence ATGAGTAATTTTACCAAAAAGTACCTTTTTGCGGTGTTGTTGCTTTTCTATGCAGCATCATCATTTGCACAAAATATTACCGTCACGGGCACGGTAATAGATGTCGAATCCAAGGAAACTGTTCCTGGGGTAAATGTGGTAGAGTTGGCCACAAAAAACACTTCCAATGTAAACGGTACCGCCACCGACATTGACGGACGGTTTGAGCTCTCCGTTCCTGCGGATGCCACGCTAAGCTTTAGCTATTTGGGATATACCACCCAAAATATTCCTGTCAATGGCCAGACTACTTTAGAAGTAGCCTTGGGTCAAGATATGTCCCATTTAGAAGAGGTGGTGGTGATTGGCTATGGTCAGGTCAGGAAAAAGGACCTCACGGGATCGGTAAGTAATGTCGAGGGCGCCCAGTTGGAAAACCTGCCTGCTGCACGGGTGGATCAGACATTACAAGGCAGGGCTGCTGGCGTGCAGGTTTCTCAGATAAGTGGAGATCCTGGCGCTGCGCCTACTATCAGGATTAGAGGAGGAAACTCTATCCAAGGAAACAATGAACCGCTATGGGTGATTGATGGAGTAATCGTTGGTACGGATTTTAATCTGAGCAATATCAATACTAATGATATCCAGTCAATCGATGTGCTTAAAGATGCTGTGGCAGTGTCCATCTACGGAACTAGAGGTGCCAATGGCGTCATTTTGGTCACGACAAAGAGCGGTGCAGGCGCCAAAACCAAGGTCTCCGTAAATGCCTACTACGGAGTCCAGTCTATGGTGACACAAGTAGATTTTCTGGATGGCCCTCAGCATGCGGCCTACGCCAATGAGGATGCAGCATTCAGGCAGTCTGCCCTTCCATTTCCCGATATGTCATCTGTCCCTAACGTGGACTGGATAGATCAAGTCAGCCAAAATGGAGCAGTACAAAATGTAGACCTGTCGATCTCCGGAACTGCTGATGACCAAAAGACGAACTATTATATCTCTGCCAATTATTTTGACCAGGAAGGGTTGATCCGATCGACAGGAATAAAAAAATACATTTTCCGGGTAAATATGGACAAGGAAATTTCGGAGTTGGTAAAAGCGGGTTTCCGGGTGAACATCTCCCGACTAAAAAATGAGAACAGTAAGATCAACTTCTCCGGACTCTATCTGACCACTACACCTACTCGGGCGATTTATGATGAAAACGGGGATTTTACCGCTCTTGATCCTATTACGGATGGGATCAGCAGGAATTATGAAGCAGATATCCAAATGCGACAGAACCATGATTTTGTCACCAATATCCTTGGGAATATCTACTTGGAATTGCGGCCAATGGAGAACCTGATTTTTAAGACTACCTTGAGTCCGGAGATCAATAACTATAAACAAAACATATTCAACCCAGGAGCTTTACCCAATAACCTTATCATACAGAATGGTGGAGATGCAGCGATAAACACCAGCCTGAGGATGGGGTATATCAATGAAAATACGGTTAATTATTACAAGGACTTTGCTAACGGGGACAGGCTTACGGCCCTAGCCGGTTTTACCATCCAAAAAACAACAATTGAAACCAGTACGTCCAGGGCATTCCGTCTATCCAATGATGTGACAGGGTTTAATAACATTGGGTTTGGCTCTGACCCCACCAGAAATGAGGTGACTTCAGGATATGATGCCTTTCAGTTGGTCTCTTGGCTAGGACGAGTCAATTATTCTTTTAAAGACAAATACCTCTTCACTGTTGTGGGAAGGGTGGACGGGTCTTCCCGGTTTGCTCCAGAAAACAAATACGCGTTTTTCCCTTCAGGGGCCTTTGCCTGGAGAGTGTCAGAAGAACCTTTCATTCAGAACCTAGACCTCTTCAGCGATCTGAAAATCCGAACCAGTTATGGCCTCTCTGGTAGCCAGGCGATTCCTTCTTATCGTACCTTGGCCGTGTTAAATGCTGCCAATACTACCTTTAATGGCATCGAGCAACCAGGCGTAGTCTTGGGAAGGCCTGAAAACCCAGCGTTAAAATGGGAAACGACCCGGCAGCTGGACGTGGGGCTGGAGATGGGATTCTTAAATGGCCGCTTGTCCTTTGAGTTGGATTTTTATCAGAAGAATACCAAAGATTTACTTTTAAATGCTCAGTTACCTCGTCAAACAGGCTTTGTGAGTAAGCTACAGAATATAGGAAAGGTAAAGAACACGGGCTTTGAGATTATGGCCAATAGTGTCAATATCAGCAAAGAAAACTTCACTTGGTCCACCAATCTTTCCATTTCGCATAATAACAACCAAGTGGTAGATCTTGGGGGAGTTGATTTTATTAATCTGGCCACACCAGCGCAGCAAGGAGGAACAGGTGCCAGGTTAATTGTAGGAGAAACTACCCCCGTATATACAGGTGTACGGTACTTGGGTACTTGGAAATCCCAAGAAGAAATCGATGCCGCTGGACTCGGAGGTGATCATGATGTAGGTGGGCCTCGGTTTGAGGATACCAATGGAGATAATCAAATTACAGAGGAAGACTTTGTGGTGTTGGGCAGTCCTCAACCTGATTTTTACTTTGGTTTTGGTAACACATTTTCCATTGGTCGGTTTGATCTTGATTTTTTCTTCCAAGGAACCTATGGTAATGAAGTGTTTAACAGTTTGACACAGACGGCACTGTTTGGTAGGTCCGAAACCACCAAATACGCCGAGACGCTTAATCGGTGGACCCCTGATAATCCTACCTCGGATATTCCTAGGGCAGGGTCTGTTGCTTCGCTTTCTGAAGTTTATAATAACTCAGCGATGATAGAAGATGGGTCGCATATTAGGCTGAAGAGTTTTCGGCTAGCCTATAATCTGCCTCTTGAGCAAAGCAAACTTAATGGGCTTACAGTGTACATTAATGGAAACAACCTGTTCGTACTGTCGAGCTTCCGATTAAAGGACCCGGAAACGAGTCAGTACGGAAGGGGTAGTGATAACCTGTCCATGGGTTTTTCCCAAGGACAGTATCCCACTTCCAGAACGGTGGCCATAGGTGCGAAAATCGATTTTTAA
- the lpdA gene encoding dihydrolipoyl dehydrogenase has product MTYDLIVIGSGPGGYVAAIRGAQLGMKTAIIEKYPTLGGTCLNVGCIPSKALLDSTEHYHNAAHTFQTHGIDLKDLKVNLKQMISRKDDVVKQNVDGIQYLMKKNKIDVHQGVGSFVDKNTVKVTKDDGKSEEITGKNVIIATGSKPASLPFIEIDKKRVITSTEALKMKEIPKHMIVIGGGVIGMELGSVYARMGAKVSVVEFMDSLIPSMDKTMGKELQKSLKKLGFEFYLKHKVTAVKSTAKQVTVTAENSKGEEVEVKGDYVLVSIGRKPYTEGLNTEAAGVKLNDRGQVEVDEHLKTSADNIYAIGDVVKGAMLAHKAEEEGMLVVEQLAGQKPHINYNLIPGVVYTWPEVAAVGYSEEELKEKGIKYKTGKFPFMASGRARASMDTDGLVKVLADAETDEILGVHMIGPRTADMIAEAVVAMEYRASAEDIARMSHAHPTYTEAFKEACLAATENRALHV; this is encoded by the coding sequence ATGACATACGACTTAATCGTAATCGGATCTGGGCCGGGAGGCTATGTGGCCGCTATCAGAGGGGCGCAACTCGGCATGAAAACTGCCATTATCGAAAAATACCCCACTCTTGGAGGTACTTGCCTGAATGTGGGCTGTATTCCTTCCAAGGCATTGCTGGACTCTACGGAGCATTATCACAATGCGGCCCATACTTTTCAGACCCATGGTATTGACCTGAAGGACCTGAAGGTAAACCTGAAGCAGATGATTTCACGCAAGGATGATGTGGTGAAGCAGAACGTGGACGGTATCCAGTACTTGATGAAAAAGAATAAAATCGATGTACATCAAGGAGTAGGTTCTTTTGTGGATAAGAATACCGTGAAAGTGACCAAAGACGATGGCAAATCCGAGGAGATTACAGGAAAGAATGTCATCATAGCCACAGGTTCAAAGCCCGCTTCGTTGCCGTTTATCGAGATTGATAAGAAGCGTGTCATTACCTCTACAGAGGCCTTGAAGATGAAAGAAATACCGAAGCACATGATCGTGATTGGTGGAGGGGTGATCGGAATGGAACTGGGATCTGTATATGCCCGAATGGGAGCCAAAGTATCCGTAGTGGAATTCATGGACTCCCTGATTCCTTCCATGGACAAGACCATGGGCAAAGAGCTGCAAAAGTCCCTTAAAAAACTGGGCTTTGAGTTTTACCTGAAGCACAAGGTGACTGCTGTAAAAAGCACTGCGAAGCAGGTGACCGTCACGGCAGAGAACAGCAAGGGCGAAGAAGTAGAAGTGAAGGGTGATTACGTATTGGTATCCATTGGTAGGAAGCCGTACACTGAGGGGCTAAATACTGAAGCTGCCGGCGTGAAGCTGAATGACCGGGGTCAAGTAGAAGTAGATGAACACCTGAAAACATCCGCTGATAATATCTACGCCATCGGTGATGTCGTAAAAGGCGCTATGTTGGCCCATAAGGCTGAAGAAGAGGGGATGCTGGTGGTGGAGCAACTCGCTGGACAAAAGCCGCATATCAATTACAACCTAATTCCTGGCGTCGTCTATACGTGGCCGGAAGTAGCTGCGGTGGGATATTCTGAAGAGGAATTAAAAGAAAAAGGTATCAAATACAAAACCGGTAAGTTTCCATTTATGGCCTCTGGTCGTGCTAGGGCATCCATGGACACGGATGGTTTGGTGAAGGTATTGGCTGACGCAGAAACGGATGAAATACTCGGTGTGCACATGATAGGGCCAAGAACTGCAGATATGATTGCTGAAGCGGTAGTGGCCATGGAATACCGGGCTTCTGCAGAGGATATCGCCCGAATGTCCCATGCGCATCCCACATACACAGAAGCCTTTAAGGAGGCTTGTTTGGCAGCAACTGAAAATAGAGCTTTGCACGTTTAG